The Calypte anna isolate BGI_N300 chromosome 1, bCalAnn1_v1.p, whole genome shotgun sequence region CCTTCCTTTGAGCATTCcaccttttcttaaaaaaaaaaaaaagagtaacaaCCAACTCCTTACCCTTAAAAAAATTCCAGGCTTGCCTGAAAATTCCAGAagtcttctctttttaattgtttataCAATCAGCTGAAAACTTTCATACATTTTACAACTAAGAAGTTATATTTGGGAGGTAAGaaacattacattttctttcttctctgtgaaCACTTATTGGCACTAGCAGATTTACTAGATCAACCCTTAGTAACAGTAGATACTATAGGCCTAGGTTCACAGTAGTCTAATACtcctggaaacatttttttaccttATAGCCCACTACCATCATAAAGCAAATGTCTAAATATTCAGGAACTGCTGTGTCTAAACACGTAAGTAGCATTTAAAACCAGACAAAGCTAGTTTTGAGctagttaaaagaaaaaagagtgaaaCTACCAATGACCACcaattttctgtgatttatgaAGCCTAAGgcctcctcccttccctgttTTCTCCTTTAAGTTATTAGTAATTAAGACTAGAAAGTGGAATTAATCCACGATCAGATCCTCACTCTTAAAAGGACTGACTCCAATTTCTCTTCAATTCGTCATTAGGAAGTAGACTTACATTCCAAGTTTGGGCACACTTGTCTATAATATTATGCCATCTTAAAATATAAAGAGGATTTTGTGAGTGAAAGAAAGcccttattttaaaagtacatcGCTCTATGAGCTTCTTGCCAACTGTTCTGATTTTGGTcaggatagaactaattttctaTCTCgcaattttgctttcaggtAAGTCTCTAAGTAgatgcacttgctgaaattaaaagcaagtttctcagtcttCTAAGATTGATAATGCTGaaccactgcttggttctgatAAAtatcttatgctccagaaacagaaagggaatAAAGGGCTTATACCTGCAACCTGCCTTTAGGGAGGATCAGACAAagcaggtgaccaaaattgactaAATAGAGTATTCCATACCATATACATCATACTTGTTAtgaatttgagggatcacaaggatCAAgtcccttccttcctgcttctgCTAATTTGTCCATGGCCTGCATCCTGTAAGGATTTTATTTGCTagcctgcctgtggtcctgatccctGCTATCCTGAGTCcttgtgttcctgcctctgctttgtgactgctgctgactccaggggCCCAGCCaaggacttttccagggcttgCTCTGCAGCTTTGGTGACAACGTGAGCATTACTGAGGAGAAGGGAGGACAAACGTggtatatttgtatttatttaatgtttttttctttttaccattactgttccattaaagctgtgtagttcagtttccaacccataagtctcccttattctctctcctttctctataagagaatttcttctctttccattaAAGAGAATGTGTCActgatcctgccctggcaggggggttggactcgatgatttttcaaggtcccttccaaccactagcatttggttaattgccagAACATAATTAAACTGTGACACCAACAGAAATGTTCTGCAAAATATTCTCTGACCATGCTTATACTCAAGACTTTCGTAGTCCTCCATGAAAATTTGAAATACAAGTGAATCACTTCTGCTGAGACTTCTGCCTGCAAGCAAACCATGAGCATcacatcctgctctgcttcGATGCTCCCCTCACAATTCACTGTTTTATAATGTCCCTTGGCAGTAATAGTGGGAGAATAGCTCTTGGAATTACATGCAACTGAGGCAATCTCCAATAGCTGTAAGCACTTCATGATAATGCTTACTTGCCCAATGTGACAGTCTCATACCCACTAATGGTATCTCAACAAAGTCTCATTCTTCCCTGGTGATGACCAGACTTTTATAAGGGGGTCTACAAAAACAACTTTGACCAGTGACTCACCACTTCAACGCCTCCTGCATATCCTCTTCCCGCAATACGGAATGATCACAGCTAGGATGACAATTACAATCGCCACAGGAATTAACACCCAAAGCAATGATGAGGATCCCTCATctgtgaaagcaaaacaaacaaaaaatacaccaAAGCCAGTTTAAATTGGAAAACGAGCAAAAAGAGCAGAGAGGATGTTTGATTAGTGACAGTGCTTCCTCATCAAGATTGTAACAAGTTATCACTAAGCTACAGGAAAGCAGTAATTGCTCAAAAGAGAGAGTGAACATGGATATCTGCAAAGATAAAGCTGCTTGCccacagaaaatgctttgtgaAGATAAGATGAGCTCATGTTTAGCCAGGGCAAAAACCGCTATCATTCCTACCCCTGAGATAGTTGGTATGCATACACAAGCCATGACAAgttctgaagaaattttttggTTCATCCAAAATTTTAGCCTTCTGTTTGTAGAATAGAAATTGTTCCTTCTACTGTCTAACACTTATCACTGTCACAAAGGCTGAACcacctttcagaaaagcagacagaCTATGTTTTGATGCCTGTTAGTAGCTCTACCCAGCATCTAAGTGTAAAAGTACCTCCCTGGCTAAACATTATCCACATCTGACTGCTATTAACCAAAATCATAATGCAAAGGCTCATTTTAATACTCAATGATGTTAGCTGGAAAactttctgaattaaaatttctttgaaCCAAGCCAAAACTATCACATCTTTTaccaaaggaaataaattagcACTACAAGGTATTCAGCCTTACACTGATGTATTTAAGATccacccaaggaaaaaaattatcatcaaCTGATACCCTTCCTGTCTGCCTAAAAGTCCTATTACTCCCTGACCATTACTGTAATGCATGCATCTTACCAAAAACATCAGAGAAACCAAATCATAATACACAAGTTAAACTTACTGCATGTTTTGGTACAGTTAACAGAGACATGTTTAATTACCGGTCAAAGACAGTTTATCTTGAATTTCAAAACTTTCACTTCATTGTTCATTTTGCAACCCACAGAGCTTTCACCTTGATACCAGGTGACTAATATTTATATCATCTTTGGGCAGCCAAAGAAACTACAAAGGCCTGCATGAAAATTGAAGACAGAGTTGCTGCAAAATGCATGATGCCTCTCAAAACCACAGCTCCCTGGATGACTAAGTttgcctttttcccctcttagaCAGGACCTTAATATGTTATTTCTCAAAGGCATCAATGAACAAAAAgtacaatttcctttttttttttcttgacacaTATACATTccactccctcctcctcccagcagatGTCTACCCAGAACAAGATACTGTAAAACATGGAGGCTGAGAGAATGCTATAAAGCAGCTTGTATCATTCACCTACCTCCTTCTATTTTCACGGGCAATTCCATTTTCTCATTTGTGTTGTTAACTCTGCAGATCAAGTTCTGCCCACTGATGTTCTGAGTGTTTATCTCCAGTTTACTGGTGATGGACACCACCCCATTGGTGTGCCTCACTGTCTCCTGTGTAGGAACAGAATTGAACAAGTTGTTCCAGGTGATGGTGGGCTCTGGGAGGCCAACAGCATTGCAGGTGGCTACCAAATTATCTCCAGAACTGTTGTAATGGACAGATGCATTGAGACCTTCAAAGACACAAATAAGAAAGTCCATCACCACAATGAACATCTAGTCATAAGCAGTAATGGCATCTTAAACACTATCAATCAGAGAAAAGCTTACTGGATGTGCACTGAGGCTCATGGCTCAGGAATGCAACAAGAATTCATTTGTTTGGATCTCCCAGTGATTTAATACTCCTTCCCTTAAACTGAAGTTACATACCCCCAGTGTTTCTCCCAACCTGAAATCCCACgttttaaaataatctgttaaaataaaaccatttcttGGTCCGTGCTGTTTCTCCTACTTGCTAATTACCTATCAGTGCTAGGTTTTGCCACAGTAACTCACTGCACAGGGGATGCACCTAGCACCAAGAGGAAACTCCAACAGGCCATGGTGGTTTGCCCAAGCATCAGCTAGGACTGGTCAGGGACTTATAAAGAAAGATTCTACTCCTTGCCTTTCAGTTGCTACCCACAGAACCACAGCAcggtttgggctggaagggacctggaagaCCATCTTGTTCACCCAGCCATCAGTTGTCCAACTAATGCATCCTTTGGACAGAATAACAAACAAGGACAGCCCAGAGCCACAACTTGAACGTGGCCTCACAAAGCCTTCCTTACAGCAGTAAAGCTCCTTTCCTCACTATATTCCACCAGAGGATACTCCTACCTCTGCAGTTTCTGAGTCTGCTCAAAGAAGCTTTGTGGGTGAGACTACACCTCTTTTTACACTGCTCATACCCCTGCAGAGAACCTCACCAAAGACATGAAGGCAGGTATGTCCTGAGATGGAGCCTGAAGGAAAAGTGTTGAAGATACAAGTGTAGCACCCCGAATCATCCATTCTAGTGTTCCAGAAAGTGATCTTTGTCTCATTGAGTACCAGACTGGTGAAATTCATTCGGTCCTGATAGGGCTTGTGAATCTTTAATCCTTTTATGGTACTGTACGTAGCTATATTTTTGACTGATGTTTCAGCATTCTTTTGCCAGGTCACTTGCAGAACATCCTTGGGTTCTGTCAGGACACAGCCAAGAGTCACGTTGTCGCCCACCTTCACGCTTGTTTCCTTAGCTTGTGGCACCACTGCAGCAACATGAAATGGTTAGTGAAATGGACAGATACCACAAATATTCAGAACTTCATGCTAATTCCAAGGCCTAGATTATCCACAGACCAAACAATTCCATCAATTATGTATCTTTTTTATGGTTTTCCCCCAGCAAGAAGTCCTTTCTCCTGCATACTCCTAGAAATAAATCAAGTTATGCTGATCTATACTGACTGAGGCTCTGGCTTTCTTCCaaactgtttaaaagaaaaagacatatCCTATGTTTGTACCCATCCCTGTAGACTTCCCATCTCAGTTGTATTAAATCAGCTGAAGGATTCACATTGTCAGCAAAGACACAGTTTTGGTTTCCTAAAACCTAAAGGAAGATAACAGGGAGAGTGAATGCCAAACCATTCTCAGAGAACTGAGCAGTAAAATGAGCTAAAGGGAATTTATGAACTACGTAACTTCAGAGTTTGCAGTGCATatgagagggaggggaaaaaaaaaagatttgttctCAGGGGGAGGATCAATTATGGGAAGTTGTGAACTCAAGTGAACAACAGTGTCCAGCATTGTTGTAGATACGGGATGCTGTATGTCACTCTTCTCTCCATATGCTTCTCCAGGAGGTTCTGTGTCACACCTGCCAGCTTCATGTCTACACCTCAGCTATCTGAAGCATGTCAAATGCCATCAGCAAGCTGTATTTTGCCTCTTGCTGTTGAAGCCTTAGAGATCAGAAACCAGTTCCCCAAACATTTCTAAGCAGACTTCAGGAAATTCAACTTAccctttccctttccaagcCCAGCACAAACCAGGCATAAGAACAGAaccagtaaaataattttgaaagggAACATCTTCTTCACCTGAAGGAAGATAAAAAGACAGGCACGGCTCAAGAACAGATTATCACATCTCCAGTGTGCAAATATAAAGCAGTAGCTTTgtcatgtgaaaaaaatgtagttgtAGGGGCAGAGGGCGAGTTCTgacattttgttattttttacatGACACAGAAAGTGCCCCAGTccaggcagggaaagaaattCCACAGTGGACATCAGAAAGGCATTAACCTACCAGTAGCATGGTGTAGTGGTTCTCCGGGATTCGCTATGGCCCAGGGAAAGACCTAAGGTTACCTCGTGACATCAAGGGACAAACTGAAAGCAACTGCCCTGAGGACTTCAGGACTCCCCACCCATCCTAAATTGCATGAACTGGGCAATTTATGGGACATACAGCCTTTGCTACATATAAATATGTTACCAAGATggaaaaagaggtaaaaaataAGGCTGTGTCACTGCTTTCACTAGTGAACAGCTTCTAACTTCCTTCTTGCTCTCTCAGTCAGTTAATTTTTGCCCCCATACAACTGGACAGTGGAGCTGAAGCTGGTGTCATATTTCAGTGGAAGAATTATTTTCCCTCTGTAAAACACATCATCTACTCCTGAGTTTTTTTGCCAGTGTTTGCTGATGCTTCTTGAAACTGTCTTTTGTCAATAACATAAGGAAAGCACCACTTTTTCAATATTTCCACAATATGCAAAAAAACAGGACAATTGACCtcaaagcattttctgtaatacagcttgaaaaaaaagggggctgaggaattagaaaaaaagaaaatctatttaaCAAACTAATTCCCAGCAACTTTGTGCCTACAGCTCACATGCACACAAGcaataaaatctgctttttcattttaaacacaCTGTGCTAAAACAACTGATACAACACAGCCATCACGCATGAATACAGACCAGGTTCTTACacacaaaatcagaaaagaagaaCCCATCAGCAACAAGCCCAATGAATAATGAACTTGCCAGGTAATAGTGTAGCCAGAAACTCGATCATGGCTCCAATATATTACCAGAAAGACATCCCTAAAAACACGCAAAAATCAAGGATTAGCCTAGCAAGTGATAAAGCATTTATACAatcacaaaaaacatttttaaatcactgaaaGATGGGTCTCCGGAGTCACGGATTGCATCCCTGCTCTGGATTCACGAACCCTCCGCGATCTTCTGGGAAacttttccagcttttaaaaCTCTTCCTCGTTTCCGGCGTCCAGCTCCAGCACACCTACTCGGCACCGCTCGTCCTTGCCGAGTCCGGGCGTCCCACAGGTTTGACAAAGTAGCTTCTGTGTGTCACATTGGGGACCTCCCGGTTAGAAAGGGCGGGGGGAACCTCAGGCTCTCGCCGCAACGCCTGGGAGGAGTCGCGGGCTGCTCCCACATCTCCCTCCCCGGATGGGCCTCGGATGGCAGAGCCCAGTGGCGGGGCATTCGGCCACTCACCTTGATTTCCGGCCTCCCGGAAATGAGATGGGGTGGAGATACCACCGCCCAGCAGCGATGGCACAGTGCCACACGGCACCCCCCGCACTAACAACCCCGGTTTATCAATCCCAACACGCCCTCAACCACACCTCAGAACTGTAAAGGCGCCCCAAAGCGGCCGCTTTAGGGGTTGCCACTCACGCGGCAGGCGACTGATCACtggtccggtccggtccggcccGGGAAAGCCGGGTGGGAAAGTTTCAGGAGTCAGCTCCCGTCCCGCAACGCGAGTGGCGGTGCCCGCGGCGCCATCGCCGTCCCGGTGGCAGGAACCCTCCGTGGTGCGCGGCGATGAGTGGCGGGGCGGTCACAGCGTTCGTGCCTGTAATTAGCTAATTagc contains the following coding sequences:
- the CD200 gene encoding OX-2 membrane glycoprotein, with amino-acid sequence MFPFKIILLVLFLCLVCAGLGKGKVVPQAKETSVKVGDNVTLGCVLTEPKDVLQVTWQKNAETSVKNIATYSTIKGLKIHKPYQDRMNFTSLVLNETKITFWNTRMDDSGCYTCIFNTFPSGSISGHTCLHVFGLNASVHYNSSGDNLVATCNAVGLPEPTITWNNLFNSVPTQETVRHTNGVVSITSKLEINTQNISGQNLICRVNNTNEKMELPVKIEGDEGSSSLLWVLIPVAIVIVILAVIIPYCGKRICRRR